The following are encoded in a window of Pelecanus crispus isolate bPelCri1 chromosome 6, bPelCri1.pri, whole genome shotgun sequence genomic DNA:
- the RAB3IL1 gene encoding guanine nucleotide exchange factor for Rab-3A isoform X2: protein MHLILSAGSFSCAISPLPLVSGAFGDLLIPLAMSLFSQANFEEDSQKQPAVGHWKPLMPSKGSKEEPETGCQDAGGVDETQSTEQLNVSRLRSSSVEIREKGSEFLKEELHKAQKELKLKDKECERLSKVREQLEQELEELTASLFEEAHKMVREANTKQAASEKQLREARGKIDMLQAEVTALKTLVITSTPSSPNRELHPQLQSPSKAVFRKGHGRNKSTSSAMVSAACQNVTPEPVSHECKEVDSILFAEFQAWKESPTVDKSCSFLDRIYREDVGPCLDFTKQELSELVRVAVEQNTLTIEPVASQTLPVIKVSAEECGGPKKCALSGLPRTCKHRIMLGDSGNYYYISPSCRARITAVCNFFTYIRYIQQGLVRQDVELMYWEVMRLRREMSLAKLGFYPSEM from the exons ATGCATTTAATTCTTTCTGCTGGGTCATTCTCCTGCGCAATCTCTCCCCTTCCTTTAGTGTCTGGAGCCTTTGGAGACCTCCTCATCCCGTTAGCGATGTCACTGTTTAG CCAGGCCAATTTTGAGGAAGACAGCCAGAAGCAACCAGCGGTGGGACACTGGAAGCCACTAATGCCATCCAAAGGCAGCAAGGAGGAGCCAGAGACTGGATGCCAGGATGCTGGAGGTGTGGATGAGACCCAGTCCACTGAGCAGCTCAATGTGTCGCGTCTACGCAGCTCTTCGGTGGAGATCCGTGAAAAGGGGTCTGAATTCCTGAAGGAAGAGCTGCACAAAGCACAAAAG GAGCTGAAGCTGAAGGACAAAGAATGTGAGAGATTGTCAAAAGTCAGAGAACAACTGGAGCAGGAACTAGAGGAGTTAACAGCTAGCCTATTTGAG GAAGCGCACAAGATGGTGAGAGAAGCAAACACTAAACAGGCGGCGTCAGAGAAACAGCTGAGGGAGGCACGGGGGAAG ATTGacatgctgcaggcagaggtaaCGGCTCTGAAGACGCTGGTGATCACATCCACACCTTCCTCTCCGAACCGGGAGCTGCACCCTCAGCTCCAGAGCCCTTCTAAAGCTGTCTTCAGGAAGGGCCATGGGCGAAACAAAAGCACTAGTAGCGCGATGGtctcagctgcctgccagaATGTGACTCCAGAGCCAGTCAGTCATGAGTGCAAAGAG GTCGACTCCATTTTATTTGCTGAGTTCCAGGCCTGGAAGGAATCTCCAACTGTGGATAAATCCTGTTCCTTCCTGGACAGAATTTATCGAGAAGATGTAGGACCTTGTCTGGACTTCACTAAGCAGGAG CTGTCAGAGCTGGTGCGAGTGGCTGTGGAGCAGAATACACTCACCATTGAGCCGGTTGCTTCCCAGACACTGCCTGTGATAAAGGTGTCAGCAGAAGAGTGCGGTGGGCCAAA gAAATGTGCTTTGAGTGGCCTCCCCAGGACCTGCAAGCACCGCATCATGCTGGGGGATTCTGGGAATTACTACTACATTTCACCATCCTGCAGGGCCAGG ATCACAGCGGTGTGCAACTTTTTCACATACATTCGCTATATCCAGCAGGGCTTGGTGAGGCAGGATG tggAGCTGATGTACTGGGAGGTCATGCGGCTCCGGAGGGAGATGTCTCTGGCCAAACTTGGGTTTTATCCCAGTGAGATGTAA
- the RAB3IL1 gene encoding guanine nucleotide exchange factor for Rab-3A isoform X1, giving the protein MHLILSAGSFSCAISPLPLVSGAFGDLLIPLAMSLFSQANFEEDSQKQPAVGHWKPLMPSKGSKEEPETGCQDAGGVDETQSTEQLNVSRLRSSSVEIREKGSEFLKEELHKAQKELKLKDKECERLSKVREQLEQELEELTASLFEEAHKMVREANTKQAASEKQLREARGKIDMLQAEVTALKTLVITSTPSSPNRELHPQLQSPSKAVFRKGHGRNKSTSSAMVSAACQNVTPEPVSHECKEVDSILFAEFQAWKESPTVDKSCSFLDRIYREDVGPCLDFTKQELSELVRVAVEQNTLTIEPVASQTLPVIKVSAEECGGPNGFQSQIVTKCALSGLPRTCKHRIMLGDSGNYYYISPSCRARITAVCNFFTYIRYIQQGLVRQDVELMYWEVMRLRREMSLAKLGFYPSEM; this is encoded by the exons ATGCATTTAATTCTTTCTGCTGGGTCATTCTCCTGCGCAATCTCTCCCCTTCCTTTAGTGTCTGGAGCCTTTGGAGACCTCCTCATCCCGTTAGCGATGTCACTGTTTAG CCAGGCCAATTTTGAGGAAGACAGCCAGAAGCAACCAGCGGTGGGACACTGGAAGCCACTAATGCCATCCAAAGGCAGCAAGGAGGAGCCAGAGACTGGATGCCAGGATGCTGGAGGTGTGGATGAGACCCAGTCCACTGAGCAGCTCAATGTGTCGCGTCTACGCAGCTCTTCGGTGGAGATCCGTGAAAAGGGGTCTGAATTCCTGAAGGAAGAGCTGCACAAAGCACAAAAG GAGCTGAAGCTGAAGGACAAAGAATGTGAGAGATTGTCAAAAGTCAGAGAACAACTGGAGCAGGAACTAGAGGAGTTAACAGCTAGCCTATTTGAG GAAGCGCACAAGATGGTGAGAGAAGCAAACACTAAACAGGCGGCGTCAGAGAAACAGCTGAGGGAGGCACGGGGGAAG ATTGacatgctgcaggcagaggtaaCGGCTCTGAAGACGCTGGTGATCACATCCACACCTTCCTCTCCGAACCGGGAGCTGCACCCTCAGCTCCAGAGCCCTTCTAAAGCTGTCTTCAGGAAGGGCCATGGGCGAAACAAAAGCACTAGTAGCGCGATGGtctcagctgcctgccagaATGTGACTCCAGAGCCAGTCAGTCATGAGTGCAAAGAG GTCGACTCCATTTTATTTGCTGAGTTCCAGGCCTGGAAGGAATCTCCAACTGTGGATAAATCCTGTTCCTTCCTGGACAGAATTTATCGAGAAGATGTAGGACCTTGTCTGGACTTCACTAAGCAGGAG CTGTCAGAGCTGGTGCGAGTGGCTGTGGAGCAGAATACACTCACCATTGAGCCGGTTGCTTCCCAGACACTGCCTGTGATAAAGGTGTCAGCAGAAGAGTGCGGTGGGCCAAA TGGGTTCCAGTCACAAATTGTAAC gAAATGTGCTTTGAGTGGCCTCCCCAGGACCTGCAAGCACCGCATCATGCTGGGGGATTCTGGGAATTACTACTACATTTCACCATCCTGCAGGGCCAGG ATCACAGCGGTGTGCAACTTTTTCACATACATTCGCTATATCCAGCAGGGCTTGGTGAGGCAGGATG tggAGCTGATGTACTGGGAGGTCATGCGGCTCCGGAGGGAGATGTCTCTGGCCAAACTTGGGTTTTATCCCAGTGAGATGTAA
- the RAB3IL1 gene encoding guanine nucleotide exchange factor for Rab-3A isoform X4 → MHLILSAGSFSCAISPLPLVSGAFGDLLIPLAMSLFSQANFEEDSQKQPAVGHWKPLMPSKGSKEEPETGCQDAGGVDETQSTEQLNVSRLRSSSVEIREKGSEFLKEELHKAQKELKLKDKECERLSKVREQLEQELEELTASLFEEAHKMVREANTKQAASEKQLREARGKIDMLQAEVTALKTLVITSTPSSPNRELHPQLQSPSKAVFRKGHGRNKSTSSAMVSAACQNVTPEPVSHECKEVDSILFAEFQAWKESPTVDKSCSFLDRIYREDVGPCLDFTKQELSELVRVAVEQNTLTIEPVASQTLPVIKVSAEECGGPNGFQSQIVTKCALSGLPRTCKHRIMLGDSGNYYYISPSCRARWS, encoded by the exons ATGCATTTAATTCTTTCTGCTGGGTCATTCTCCTGCGCAATCTCTCCCCTTCCTTTAGTGTCTGGAGCCTTTGGAGACCTCCTCATCCCGTTAGCGATGTCACTGTTTAG CCAGGCCAATTTTGAGGAAGACAGCCAGAAGCAACCAGCGGTGGGACACTGGAAGCCACTAATGCCATCCAAAGGCAGCAAGGAGGAGCCAGAGACTGGATGCCAGGATGCTGGAGGTGTGGATGAGACCCAGTCCACTGAGCAGCTCAATGTGTCGCGTCTACGCAGCTCTTCGGTGGAGATCCGTGAAAAGGGGTCTGAATTCCTGAAGGAAGAGCTGCACAAAGCACAAAAG GAGCTGAAGCTGAAGGACAAAGAATGTGAGAGATTGTCAAAAGTCAGAGAACAACTGGAGCAGGAACTAGAGGAGTTAACAGCTAGCCTATTTGAG GAAGCGCACAAGATGGTGAGAGAAGCAAACACTAAACAGGCGGCGTCAGAGAAACAGCTGAGGGAGGCACGGGGGAAG ATTGacatgctgcaggcagaggtaaCGGCTCTGAAGACGCTGGTGATCACATCCACACCTTCCTCTCCGAACCGGGAGCTGCACCCTCAGCTCCAGAGCCCTTCTAAAGCTGTCTTCAGGAAGGGCCATGGGCGAAACAAAAGCACTAGTAGCGCGATGGtctcagctgcctgccagaATGTGACTCCAGAGCCAGTCAGTCATGAGTGCAAAGAG GTCGACTCCATTTTATTTGCTGAGTTCCAGGCCTGGAAGGAATCTCCAACTGTGGATAAATCCTGTTCCTTCCTGGACAGAATTTATCGAGAAGATGTAGGACCTTGTCTGGACTTCACTAAGCAGGAG CTGTCAGAGCTGGTGCGAGTGGCTGTGGAGCAGAATACACTCACCATTGAGCCGGTTGCTTCCCAGACACTGCCTGTGATAAAGGTGTCAGCAGAAGAGTGCGGTGGGCCAAA TGGGTTCCAGTCACAAATTGTAAC gAAATGTGCTTTGAGTGGCCTCCCCAGGACCTGCAAGCACCGCATCATGCTGGGGGATTCTGGGAATTACTACTACATTTCACCATCCTGCAGGGCCAGG tggAGCTGA
- the RAB3IL1 gene encoding guanine nucleotide exchange factor for Rab-3A isoform X3, whose translation MHLILSAGSFSCAISPLPLVSGAFGDLLIPLAMSLFSQANFEEDSQKQPAVGHWKPLMPSKGSKEEPETGCQDAGGVDETQSTEQLNVSRLRSSSVEIREKGSEFLKEELHKAQKELKLKDKECERLSKVREQLEQELEELTASLFEIDMLQAEVTALKTLVITSTPSSPNRELHPQLQSPSKAVFRKGHGRNKSTSSAMVSAACQNVTPEPVSHECKEVDSILFAEFQAWKESPTVDKSCSFLDRIYREDVGPCLDFTKQELSELVRVAVEQNTLTIEPVASQTLPVIKVSAEECGGPNGFQSQIVTKCALSGLPRTCKHRIMLGDSGNYYYISPSCRARITAVCNFFTYIRYIQQGLVRQDVELMYWEVMRLRREMSLAKLGFYPSEM comes from the exons ATGCATTTAATTCTTTCTGCTGGGTCATTCTCCTGCGCAATCTCTCCCCTTCCTTTAGTGTCTGGAGCCTTTGGAGACCTCCTCATCCCGTTAGCGATGTCACTGTTTAG CCAGGCCAATTTTGAGGAAGACAGCCAGAAGCAACCAGCGGTGGGACACTGGAAGCCACTAATGCCATCCAAAGGCAGCAAGGAGGAGCCAGAGACTGGATGCCAGGATGCTGGAGGTGTGGATGAGACCCAGTCCACTGAGCAGCTCAATGTGTCGCGTCTACGCAGCTCTTCGGTGGAGATCCGTGAAAAGGGGTCTGAATTCCTGAAGGAAGAGCTGCACAAAGCACAAAAG GAGCTGAAGCTGAAGGACAAAGAATGTGAGAGATTGTCAAAAGTCAGAGAACAACTGGAGCAGGAACTAGAGGAGTTAACAGCTAGCCTATTTGAG ATTGacatgctgcaggcagaggtaaCGGCTCTGAAGACGCTGGTGATCACATCCACACCTTCCTCTCCGAACCGGGAGCTGCACCCTCAGCTCCAGAGCCCTTCTAAAGCTGTCTTCAGGAAGGGCCATGGGCGAAACAAAAGCACTAGTAGCGCGATGGtctcagctgcctgccagaATGTGACTCCAGAGCCAGTCAGTCATGAGTGCAAAGAG GTCGACTCCATTTTATTTGCTGAGTTCCAGGCCTGGAAGGAATCTCCAACTGTGGATAAATCCTGTTCCTTCCTGGACAGAATTTATCGAGAAGATGTAGGACCTTGTCTGGACTTCACTAAGCAGGAG CTGTCAGAGCTGGTGCGAGTGGCTGTGGAGCAGAATACACTCACCATTGAGCCGGTTGCTTCCCAGACACTGCCTGTGATAAAGGTGTCAGCAGAAGAGTGCGGTGGGCCAAA TGGGTTCCAGTCACAAATTGTAAC gAAATGTGCTTTGAGTGGCCTCCCCAGGACCTGCAAGCACCGCATCATGCTGGGGGATTCTGGGAATTACTACTACATTTCACCATCCTGCAGGGCCAGG ATCACAGCGGTGTGCAACTTTTTCACATACATTCGCTATATCCAGCAGGGCTTGGTGAGGCAGGATG tggAGCTGATGTACTGGGAGGTCATGCGGCTCCGGAGGGAGATGTCTCTGGCCAAACTTGGGTTTTATCCCAGTGAGATGTAA